Proteins from a genomic interval of Helicoverpa armigera isolate CAAS_96S chromosome 9, ASM3070526v1, whole genome shotgun sequence:
- the LOC110379491 gene encoding uncharacterized protein LOC110379491 isoform X1 translates to MTLSPKKYVSNYTTSTAQRGVHAKEVELGNTNLELDMSASTPCAAESSAGSAGRARTRASRPSPPMTRQVPTSRLWWRSTGAPAARPPRAPPRRACPPPPARSRTTRAGAATAAACTCCRTRCCWRVRPARPCALHCRRIPTLHAAGARWRTRPRRRAAPRRPLRAPPRRRRRPRILRSALQLLLTLHRRQHSVLTYNFHFQKKYHTWKLLRGIGMERSYENEPDRVELYYFEHGAGEFLSAWSGERVTRLERAARPAQRLARAALAELLAAPRLLAAARGAAAAAGALRAGGAARRGGGAAADGVRRGAQAGAGADVQRAAAAAAGVRAERVARRAGGAAAAGGAAGRRGGAGAAAGRRAPCGCAPYLPAPYRLATNITFTEILLVFI, encoded by the exons ATGACTCTCTCACCTAAAAAGTATGTTTCTAATTATACTACTAGTACAGCTCAGAGAGGAGTACATGCTAAAGAAGTCGAATTGGGGAATACGAATTTGG AACTGGACATGTCGGCGTCGACGCCCTGCGCGGCCGAGAGCAGCGCGGGCTCGGCCGGGCGCGCGCGGACGCGGGCCAGCCGCCCGTCGCCTCCAATGACGAGACAGGTTCCTACCTCCAG GTTGTGGTGGAGAAGCACCGGCGCGCCCGCAGCTCGCCCCCCCCGCGCGCCGCCTCGCCGCGCCTGCCCGCCGCCTCCAGCCCGCTCGCGTACAACCAG GGCGGGCGCGGCGACGGCGGCGGCGTGTACGTGCTGCCGCACCCGCTGCTGCTGGCGTGTCCGGCCGGCTCGCCCATGTGCACTGCACTGCAGGCGCATCCCTACTTTGC ACGCAGCGGGCGCGCGCTGGCGGACGCGGCCACGTCGCcgagccgcgccgcgccgcccccTGCGCGCGCCGCCTCGCCGCCGCCGGCGCCCCCGCATCCTCCGGTCTGCGTTACAACTACTCCTAACCCTGCATCGACGTCAACATAGTGTACTTACCTACAACTTTCATTTTCAGAAAAAGTATCATACTTGGAAATTACTTCGAGGCATCGGTATGGAAAGATCGTACGAAAACG AGCCTGACCGCGTGGAGCTGTACTACTTCGAGCACGGCGCGGGCGAGTTCCTGAGCGCGTGGTCGGGCGAGCGCGTGACGCGGCTGGAGCGCGCGGCGCGGCCGGCGCAGCGCCTGGCGCGCGCCGCGCTGGCCGAGCTGCTGGCGGCGCCGCGCCTGCTGGCCGCTGCCCGTGGCGCTGCTGCTGCAGCTGGCGCGCTGCGCGCTGGCGGCgctgcgcggcgcggcggcggggcTGCTGCAGACGGCGTCCGACGTGGCGCTCAAGCCGGCGCTGGCGCTGACGTTCAACGCGCTGCTGCAGCCGCTGCTGGTGTTCGCGCAGAACGTGTCGCGCGGCGTGCGGGCGGCGCTGCAGCCGCTGGCGGCGCTGCTGGGCGACGTGGCGGAGCCGGCGCGGCTGCTGGCCGCCGTGCGCCTTGTGGATGTGCGCCTTACCTGCCCGCACCATACCGTCTAGCCACCAATATAACATTCACCGAAATATTGCTggtttttatctaa
- the LOC110379491 gene encoding uncharacterized protein LOC110379491 isoform X2 yields MCTALQAHPYFARSGRALADAATSPSRAAPPPARAASPPPAPPHPPKKYHTWKLLRGIGMERSYENEPDRVELYYFEHGAGEFLSAWSGERVTRLERAARPAQRLARAALAELLAAPRLLAAARGAAAAAGALRAGGAARRGGGAAADGVRRGAQAGAGADVQRAAAAAAGVRAERVARRAGGAAAAGGAAGRRGGAGAAAGRRAPCGCAPYLPAPYRLATNITFTEILLVFI; encoded by the exons ATGTGCACTGCACTGCAGGCGCATCCCTACTTTGC ACGCAGCGGGCGCGCGCTGGCGGACGCGGCCACGTCGCcgagccgcgccgcgccgcccccTGCGCGCGCCGCCTCGCCGCCGCCGGCGCCCCCGCATCCTCCG AAAAAGTATCATACTTGGAAATTACTTCGAGGCATCGGTATGGAAAGATCGTACGAAAACG AGCCTGACCGCGTGGAGCTGTACTACTTCGAGCACGGCGCGGGCGAGTTCCTGAGCGCGTGGTCGGGCGAGCGCGTGACGCGGCTGGAGCGCGCGGCGCGGCCGGCGCAGCGCCTGGCGCGCGCCGCGCTGGCCGAGCTGCTGGCGGCGCCGCGCCTGCTGGCCGCTGCCCGTGGCGCTGCTGCTGCAGCTGGCGCGCTGCGCGCTGGCGGCgctgcgcggcgcggcggcggggcTGCTGCAGACGGCGTCCGACGTGGCGCTCAAGCCGGCGCTGGCGCTGACGTTCAACGCGCTGCTGCAGCCGCTGCTGGTGTTCGCGCAGAACGTGTCGCGCGGCGTGCGGGCGGCGCTGCAGCCGCTGGCGGCGCTGCTGGGCGACGTGGCGGAGCCGGCGCGGCTGCTGGCCGCCGTGCGCCTTGTGGATGTGCGCCTTACCTGCCCGCACCATACCGTCTAGCCACCAATATAACATTCACCGAAATATTGCTggtttttatctaa
- the LOC110379497 gene encoding LOW QUALITY PROTEIN: helicase domino (The sequence of the model RefSeq protein was modified relative to this genomic sequence to represent the inferred CDS: inserted 6 bases in 5 codons; deleted 2 bases in 2 codons; substituted 1 base at 1 genomic stop codon) produces the protein MSLPRHPPPASLCNSWCGARRRSGRRRQRAQWRAALPRRPRTPALPRDEPPRKRAKLPDDAAALRRRILDCELQRLRNLRDRFTEQLSELYFLQAGGNMMDYAVWRKRPPAPQLLAFLEARRPAALSAAPEPAPAASPADEMVEKAKQEAYVAGRVAELARAGLWAERRLPRVLEPPRTKSHWDYLLEEMAWLAQDFAHERKWKKQAAKKCARAVQKYFQDKAIAAQKAEKAQEIQLRKIAAFAAKEIRTFWSNVEKLVEWKRVRRVERARKQALDEQLSYIVDKTERYSRQLAANLAAPPPDDDFTPRGASDDDESTIAAAERDAPADHAAELEALRRDSSAPLRDLLPPGYLAQSPPPSDYGPDADDSADDERSIAAQERRERGDAGAELAQLRRDADLGLDELRRRYAQPPRDADSSPARSADSSSGDSSDSESDASESSAASEALEALMEEAPAADAAPGDASERRVEAAAVLAASLQPTGTTLSETAVATPVPRLLRHVLREYQHVGLHWLATMYARGLNGILADEMGLGKTVQTIALLAHLAQERGDWGPHLVVAPTSVVLNWEMEFKKWCPAFKILTYYGTIKERKMKRVGWTKANSFHVCITSYKLVVQDHQSFRRKRWKYLILDEAQNIKNFKSQRWQMLLNFQTERRLLLTGTPLQNSLLELWSLMHFLMPDVFASHSEFREWFSEVAGIADGSNRYNEALVRRLHEVLRPFLLRRLKQDVERQMPRKYEHVLLCRLSKRQRFLYDDFMSRAKXNQGSLASGHLLSVINVLMQLRXVCNHPDLFEPRPVSSPLQEPGLRLVVPALALLAGPAERVELAARLGGDLAXLELAGAGAFAAHRARHSRAAPPRGALRARAAPPCRPPACLHLRLVPRRRRRRTPRRAPRRRAALPPPAPAAARRRLAAAVRARRLAACNERRCWRLPLYGADLRAAVCVGPAPVSARTVSDVLSDLRDLIDRFCVCCCGVRAGAATLVARAGPAXRRVAAAGGAERAAPALAAPARAGARLAVAFPHPRLLQYDCGKLQTLDALLRRLKAAGHRVLIFTQMRVLDVLEAFLSMHGHAYLRLDGXTRVDRRQPLVDRFNADPRIFAFILSTRSGGVGLNLTGADSVVFYDSDWNPTMDAQAQDRCHRIGQTRDVHVYRLVTAATVEENILRKAEQKRALGHLAIEDGHFTTSYLRSANIKELFGSEAENGETETVEAEPAAGGELESALAAAEDEADAAAATAARAEAQGDLAEFDETLPLDDEPRAAARADPDDLAALMSQLTPIEKYAMRLVESSEAATERXAALGEMRRQLREGSRLGGLAQPVAPRASGADEILSYDIANHFILKPQAFHPPPKTRIKYRCTISVQIWVSSSGTEERMPMWCPPTPPSGDGDVYCDSWARPLYRAGPAPDALLPPVHRREPRREPRRARARPRPSRRPRCSSAGPRRPRAAPPPAHLHPHPHAQPTGAQRRRAAPRSAACSAARRAARRARAQLEWLAARGLRLRLPLARACRDRHDALADPRRAAAATAARRPPPPPRRRRAAPALARLDAMRDAAERRRRPRRHDDPPPHNPKHAALLHEHGVDYDAPPSPMDVATRRAERIARRSWRPRPRPVPAPRPPAAPAAPQRIVVAAAGKADAAARAAAGAGRAAVPPAVPAPAQDPAGRGGRAQAAAAAGRAARPCARTRTRVVAHLAPPRPAPRRPGRPGPRPAPALRPRRRPSARVLPTRANEQ, from the exons ATGAGCCTGCCGCGCCACCCGCCCCCGGCATCGCTCTGCAACTCATG GTGTGGAGCGCGTCGGCGCTCAGGGCGGCGGCGCCAGCGCGCTCAATGGCGGGCCGCCctcccgcgccgcccgcgcactcCCGCGCTCCCGCGCGACGAGCCGCCGCGCAAGCGCGCCAAGCTGCCCGACGacgccgccgcgctgcgccgcCGCATCCTCGACTGCGAGCTGCAGCGCCTGAGGAACCTGCGCGACCG GTTCACGGAGCAACTGAGCGAGCTGTACTTCCTGCAGGCCGGCGGCAACATGATGGACTACGCCGTGTGGCGCAAGCGGCCGCCGGCGCCGCAGCTGCTCGCCTTCCTGGAGGCGCGGCGGCCGGCGGCGCTGAGCGCGGCGCCCGAGCCGGCGCCGGCCGCGTCGCCGGCGGACGAGATGGTGGAGAAGGCCAAGCAGGAGGCGTACGTGGCGGGGCGCGTGGCGGAGCTGGCGCGGGCGGGGCTGTGGGCGGAGCGGCGCCTGCCGCGCGTGCTGGAGCCGCCGCGCACCAAGTCGCACTGGGACTACCTGCTGGAGGAGATGGCGTGGCTGGCGCAGGACTTCGCGCACGAGCGCAAGTGGAAGAAGCAGGCCGCTAAGAAG TGTGCTCGAGCTGTTCAAAAGTATTTCCAAGATAAAGCTATAGCAGCACAGAAAGCAGAAAAAGCTCAAGAAATACAGCTCAGAAAAATTGCTGCTTTTGCAGCTAAGGAAATAAGAACATTTTGGTCCAATGTAGAAAAG CTGGTGGAGTGGAAGCGAGTGCGGCGCGTGGAGCGGGCGCGCAAGCAGGCGCTGGACGAGCAGCTCAGCTACATCGTCGACAAGACCGAGCGCTACTCGCGCCAGCTGGCCGCCAAcctcgccgcgccgccgcccgacgACGACTTCACGCCGCGCGGCGCCTCCGACGACGACGAGTCCACCATCGCCGCCGCCGAGCGCGACGCGCCCGCCGACCACGCCGCCGAGCTGGAGGCGCTGCGCCGCGACTCCAGCGCCCCGCTGCGCGACCTGCTGCCGCCCGGCTACCTGGCGCAGTCGCCGCCGCCCTCCGACTACGGGCCCGACGCCGACGACTCCGCCGACGACGAGCGCTCCATCGCCGCGCAGGAGCGGCGCGAGCGAGGCGACGCCGGCGCCGAGCTGGCGCAGCTGCGCCGCGACGCCGACCTCGGCCTGGACGAGCTGCGCCGCCGCTACGCGCAGCCGCCGCGCGACGCCGACTCCTCGCCCGCGCGCTCCGCCGACTCCTCCTCCGGCGACAGCTCCGACTCGGAGTCGGACGCCAGCGAGTCGTCGGCGGCGTCGGAGGCGCTGGAGGCGCTGATGGAGGAGGCGCCGGCGGCGGACGCGGCGCCGGGCGACGCGTCGGAGCGGCGCGTGGAGGCGGCGGCCGTGCTGGCGGCGTCGCTGCAGCCCACGGGCACCACGCTGTCGGAGACGGCCGTGGCCACGCCGGTGCCGCGGCTGCTGCGCCACGTGCTGCGCGAGTACCAGCACGTGGGGCTGCACTGGCTGGCCACCATGTACGCGCGCGGCCTCAACGGCATCCTGGCGGACGAGATGGGGCTCGGCAAGACGGTGCAGACCATCGCGCTGCTGGCCCACCTGGCGCAGGAGCGCGGCGACTGGGGCCCGCACCTGGTGGTGGCGCCCACCTCCGTGGTGCTCAACTGGGAGATGGAGTTCAAGAAGTGGTGCCCCGCCTTCAAGATTCTCACTTACTACGGCACTATAAAGGAACGCAAGATGAAACGTGTCGGGTGGACTAAAGCGAACTCTTTTCATGTGTGTATAACCTCGTATAAACTCGTAGTGCAGGACCATCAAAGTTTTCGAAGAAAACGTTGGAAATATTTGATTCTCGATGAGGCACAGAACATTAAAAACTTCAAATCTCAAAGGTGGCAGATGCTATTAAATTTTCAAACAGAGAG ACGACTGTTGTTGACCGGCACGCCGCTGCAAAACAGTTTGCTGGAACTGTGGTCGCTGATGCACTTCCTCATGCCCGACGTGTTCGCCTCGCACTCGGAGTTCCGCGAGTGGTTCAGCGAGGTGGCCGGCATTGCCGACGGCTCCAACCGCTACAACGAGGCGCTGGTGCGGCGCCTGCACGAGGTGCTGCGGCCCTTCCTGCTGCGCCGCCTCAAGCAGGACGTCGAGCGACAGATGCCGCGCAAGTACGAGCACGTGCTGCTGTGCCGCCTCTCCAAGCGCCAGCGCTTCCTCTACGACGACTTCATGTCGCGAGCCAAGTGA AACCAAGGGAGCCTGGCGTCCGGCCATCTGCTGAGCGTCATCAACGTGCTCATGCAGCTGC AGGTGTGCAACCATCCCGACCTGTTCGAGCCGCGGCCCGTGTCCTCGCCCCTGCAGGAGCCGGGCCTGCGCCTCGTCGTGCCCGCGCTGGCGCTGCTGGCCGGGCCCGCCGAGCGCGTGGAGCTGGCCGCGCGCCTGGGCGGCGACCTGG CGCTCGAGCTGGCCGGCGCCGGCGCCTTCGCCGCGCACCGCGCCCGCCActcgcgc gccgcgccgcctcgTGGAGCTctgcgcgcccgcgccgcgccgccgtgCCGCCCGCCGGCCTGCCTGCACCTGCGCCTCgtgccgcgccgccgccgccgccgcacgccgcgccgcgcgccccgccgccgcgccgccctgccgccgcccgcgccggcggcggcgcggcggcggctggCGGCGGCGGTTCGCGCGCGGCGGCTGGCGGCGTGCAACGAGCGGCGCTGCTGGCGGCTGCCGCTGTACGGCGCGGACCTGCGCGCGGCGGTGTGCGTGGGCCCGGCGCCGGTGTCGGCGCGGACGGTGTCGGACGTGCTTTCGGACCTGCGCGACCTCATCGATAG GTTCTGCGTGTGCTGTTGCGGCGTACGCGCTGGCGCCGCGACGCTGGTGGCGCGCGCGGGCCCCGC GCGCCGCGTGGCGGCCGCGGGCGGAGCGGAgcgcgcggcgccggcgctggcggcgccTGCACGCGCCGGCGCGCGGCTGGCCGTGGCCTTCCCGCACCCGCGCCTGCTGCAGTACGACTGCGGCAAGCTGCAGACGCTGGACGCGCTGCTGCGGCGCCTGAAGGCGGCCGGCCACCGCGTGCTCATCTTCACGCAGATGCGCGTGCTGGACGTGCTGGAGGCGTTCCTGTCCATGCACGGCCACGCCTACCTGCGGCTGGACG GCACGCGCGTGGACCGCCGGCAGCCGCTCGTGGACCGCTTCAACGCGGACCCGCGCATCTTCGCGTTCATCCTGTCGACGCGCAGCGGCGGCGTGGGGCTGAACCTGACGGGCGCGGACTCGGTCGTGTTCTACGACTCGGACTGGAACCCCACGATGGACGCGCAGGCGCAGGACCGCTGCCACCGCATCGGCCAGACGCGCGACGTGCACGTGTACCGCCTCGTCACCGCCGCCACCGTCGAGGAGAACATCCTGCGCAAGGCGGAGCAGAAGCGAGCGCTCGGCCACCTCGCCATCGAGGACGGACACTTCACCACCTCCTACCTACGCTCG GCCAACATCAAAGAACTATTCGGTTCCGAGGCTGAAAATGGTGAAACAGAAACGGTCGAGGCCGAACCCGCCGCCGGCGGAGAGCTCGAGTCCGCCCTCGCCGCCGCCGAGGACGAGGccgacgccgccgccgccaccgccgcgCGGGCCGAGGCGCAGGGCGACCTCGCCGAGTTCGACGAGACGCTGCCGCTCGACGACgagccccgcgccgccgcccgcgccgaccCCGACGACCTCGCCGCGCTCATGAGCCAG CTCACGCCCATCGAGAAGTACGCCATGCGCCTGGTGGAGAGCAGCGAGGCGGCCACCGagc gcgcggcgctgggCGAGATGCGGCGCCAGCTGCGCGAGGGGAGCAGGCTCGGCGGGCTCGCGCAGCCAGTCGCGCCGCGCGCGAGCGGCGCTGAC GAGATTTTGAGTTATGACATCGCTAATCATTTTATTCTCAAACCCCAAGCCTTCCACCCACCTCCGAAAACCCGTATCAAGTATAGATGTACGATTTCTGTTCAGATATGGGTGAGCAGTTCGGGAACCGAGGAGCGAATGCCG ATGTGGTGTCCGCCCACCCCGCCCTCCGGCGACGGCGACGTGTACTGCGACAGCTGGGCGCGGCCGCTCTACCGCGCCGGCCCCGCGCCCGACGCGCTGCTGCCGCCCGTGCACCGCCGCGAGCCGCGCCGCGAgccccgccgcgcccgcgcccgcccgcGCCCCTCGCGCCGCCCTCGCTGTTCGAGCGCTGGCCCGCGCcgcccccgcgccgcgccgccgcccgcgcacctGCACCCGCACCCGCACGCGCAGCCGACTGGCGCCCAGCGacgccgcgctgcgccgcgcTCCGCCGCCTGCAGCGCCGCCCGCCGagccgcccgccgcgctcgcgcccAACTGGAGTGGTTGGCCGCTCGTGGCCTGCGCCTGCGCCTACCGCTCGCCCGCGCCTGCCGCGACCGCCACGACGCGCTGGCCGACCCGaggcgcgccgccgccgccaccgccgcccgccgcccgccgccgccgcctcgaCGACgacgcgccgcgcccgcgctcgCGCGCCTCGACGCCATGCGCGACGCCGCcgagcgccgccgccgcccgcgccgccacgACGACCCGCCGCCGCACAACCCCAAGCACGCGGCT CTGCTGCACGAGCACGGCGTCGACTACGACGCGCCGCCCTCGCCCATGGACGTGGCCACGCGCCGCGCCGAGCGCATCGCAAGGAGAAGCTGGCGGCCGCGGCCGCGCCCGGTcccagcgccgcgcccgcccgccgcgcccgccgccccgcAGCGTATCGTGGTGGCGGCGGCCGGCAAGGCGGACGCCGCGGCGCGTGCGGCCGCAGGAGCCGGCCGCGCTGCTGTACCGCCAGCAGTTCCCGCGCCAGCTCAAGATCCTGCAGGGCGAGGCGGGCGTGCGCAAGCTGCAGCTGCAGCAGGGCGTGCGGCGCGGCCGTGCGCCCGCACGCGCACTCGCGTGGTGGCGCACCTGGCGCCGCCGCGCCCGGCCCCGCGCCGGCCCGGCCGGCCCGGCCCGCGTCCGGCGCCGgccctgcgcccgcgccgccgcccgagcGCCCGCGTGCTCCCGACCCGCGCCAATGAACAATAA